The Pseudomonas sp. S06B 330 genome contains the following window.
GCTGATCCCCAACACCAAGCCCTTGGTGTTAGTGGCCCGTACCCGCTCCTTGAGAAAATTTACACGGGCGAGAATTTCTTGTGCCGCGTCTTCGGCTTCATCAGACCACTGATTTACCTTCAGATCGCGGGCGATACGCGCCGCCGATGGAGCGACAATATCAATCTTCTGGTCAGTACTCATCACTTGCCCGCCTTGTCATTTATTTCCTTGATGCCGAACACACTTGCGGCGTACTGCAGGAAACTGGGGTCTTCACAGACATTCTTGACCGGATCGTCAGAGAACTTTACAACCGGCTCACCGTGAACACGTACCAACTTCATCACGATGCTCAATGGCTCGACACCTTCAACGTCGCAGGCAAGGTTAGTACCAATACCGAATCCGACCCTGGCCCGCCCTTTCACGTGGCGGTGAATACTCAGCGCCTTCTCGAAGTTGAGGCTGTCAGAAAACATCAGCTCCTTGCCCTTGGGATCGACCCGCAACGCTTCGTAGCGCTTGATGCACATGTCAGCCCAGGTAAACGGGCTGCCTGAATCGTGGCGCAAGCCGTCGTACAGCTTGGCGTGGTAAAGGTCGAAATCCTTGTTCAGAAAGTAATCGGTGGAGAACACATCCGTCAGTGCAATACCCAGGCGACCACGGTATTCCTTTACCCAATTTTCCAGCGCAGCTTTTTGACTATGACTCAAGCGGCAATCACTTTGCTGGTGAACCATCAGCCACTCATGGGCCATGGTGCCGATCAAGGGCAGGTTGAATTCGTAGGCCAGTGACGGGTTGCTGGTGCCAACGAATACACCCGGGAAGTCGCGGCGCATGACATCGACAACTTCACGCTGGGCCAACTGGGACAAGCGCCGACGGGTCGAAAAGTCCGATACGCGAAAGTCAGCCAGTTCTTCCTTGGTAGCGTTCTTCTCCAACCACTCAAACTTCTGGTACAGGCGGTCACGGACCTGAGACAACTGGACATCAGGGTACTTGTGGCGATTTCGCAGCTCACTGACGGTGGCCAGCACCGGGATTTCGAACAGCATGCAGTGCAGCATTGGGCCACGAACACGGATAGCCAGTTGACCCTCTTCATTCGACACATGGACATAGCGCAGGTTGAAGCGGAACAGCCCCAGGAAACGCTGGAAATCCGGGGTCAGGTATTCACGGAAGCGGGAGTCGAAAATGAACCGTGATTCGTCTTCACGCACCTGCAAGTTAGCCAGGTTTTCCAGTTCATTACGCACCTCGGGAATCAGGTACGTCAGGTCTTCCTTGGAGCGCACAATCAGCTTGTATTCGACATCGTCGACATTCGGCAGTTGGTGGAGCACCGCCTGCATCATGGTCAGCTTGTAGTAGTCGGTGTCCAGTAAGCTCTGGATCAAAGGCTGGTTGTGGCTATAAACACTTTCCATGTTATTTCCCCTCACATACGAAACGAGTCAATTCATCGCTGTTGTTCGCCAACACTGCGCCAGCACACTTCATTTCTTGCAGTGCCTGGTCGGCGGAGTCCTGGCTGATTGCGCGGCAGGCAGGTAGATAAACGGCTGCCTCGAACCCGGCAGCGAGCAGCTGTAGCACTGTCGATTTCACGCAGTAGTCGAGAGCTAACCCGCCGACGAGAACGGTGCTGATACCCCTCGCCCGCAAAACCTCAATAACGCCGGTGCTCAAGACATCATCGTGAAACAGGGCGCCGTACGGGTGTAGATCGACCTCGAGCCCCTTGTACACCATGTAGCCGTATTCACTGACCTTCGGCAGGCCAGGAAGAAGTTCAAAACCCTGGGTGCCAACAACGCAGTGCGACACCCAGGTCAGGTCTGCATGCGCCAGCCCTGTAGGAATACCCATTTCGGCGTGAGAGCCGACTACCCATTTTGCATTCGGGCTGTGGGCATCCTTGCTTCCAACGCGAAAACCTGCGAACGAGGCCATGAAGTTCAGCGCGGGTACGATCTCATCACCACCCGGAACGGGCAGCTCATCTGGGCACAGCGGGGTGAAACCGCACTGTGCATCTACGTCGAAGCTAGCAATATGGGATTTGAGCATGTTCATCTCAGGCACCTCCGCTGTCGTCTTGAGCACATAATGCGTGTTAAGTATTATGTTAGTCAACAGGTAAACCAAAAACTTTCGATTGCCATCATCACGACATAAATAAAAGAACCCATACCATACGTTATGCACAATTGACTCTACTGCCAGCGAGCGACGCCAGAATCCAGAATTTTACTTTTCGCTTGACGATAAAATACGTGACACGCACTATGTTGGCGAAAGGAGGGCTGTATGAAGAAAGCGAAATTGGCGGTGTATGGAGGAGCGTTCAACCCTCCACACGCAGGACACGTCCAAGTGATGGCGTCACTGTTGAACCAGGCAGAGCACGTACGCGTTGTACCCTCATTTGCCCACCCGTTTGGTAAGCAGATGGTGGATTTCGACCTGCGCGTCCAGTGGTTGGAAGAGATCGTCGGGGTGTTCAGCGAGCCTCGACTGGTGGTCGACACCTGCGAGCGGGAGCTGTTTAAGCATAAGGCCCCGATTTTCAGCATCGACCTGCTTCGGTCCATCGCAGAGCGCTTCAGCTTGAACAAAAAGGACGTTGCCCTGGTGGTGGGTGAGGACAACCAAAAGGTGCTCCACACCTTCTATGGCTACCAGCAAATCACGGACGAGTTCTCGATCATCACCGTGCCCGAGACGATCCACGTTCACAGCAGCATGATCCGCGACAGCCTGAAGGCCGGCACGGACATCCCTTCAAGTTGGATAGCACCGGGCCTGAGCGTGACGGACTATCTGGTTTTCGCTGATACTGGGCGGATTTCGTCAGATCAACACTTGAGGACTGCGTAGTGAGCGGAGAACGAAGAAGCGCCATCCAATCGGTCGATGTCGGAATCCTTCGATTCAATCGCGAGCTTGGCCGTGCGGAAATTCTGCTGCTCAAACGGCAAAACCCGGATGAGCCCTATTTCGGTCAGTGGGCATTACCTGGCCTGGTCATCAACGGCGACACAGAAGATCAAAGCCTGGAAGCGGCGATTGACCGCCTTCTTCTATCGCCTAAAGTTGGCTTCAGCGTCAGCCATTGCGAACAGGTTGTAACCGTCGGCAACGCCGTTCGAGACCCTCGGGGCTGGGCGACGACGACGGTCTACATGGCCATGGTTGATGACTGCGTTGAAGTTGAAGGCGAGAAGCAATGGGTCGACCTGATCGCGGTCAGCGAGAGGAGGTTCTTGCTGGCATTCGACCACAACGACCTCGTTGAAAAAATCCGAGCGCGGCTCGCCGGTAAATTTCGCTACACCAGCATCGGTTTTTCCATGCTGCCCATGAAGTTCACCATGACTGATGTGATCACCCTGTTCTCGGTAGTCAGGGGCGCTAACCCGGCTAAGGGTAAGACCAGCATCATTCAGCGGGTAAAGAAAATGATCGAGGCAGAGCTCATCGCGCTGACCAGTGAAACCGTCCAACTCGCGATGGGCCGACCACAAAACCTATACCTCAAACTCAAACCAGAAGTGATTTTCGAGTTTGATCGTGCACTGTCAGATGGCTAAGGCATAAACCATGAGCACACCCACTCAAGAGATTCAGACCCTGCTTCAAACCCCGTTCTTTGACGTGATCAAGCGTGGGAAGTATTTCATTGTCGCGGAACAGCACGAGATCAACGCGGCAGTGATCTTGGCCAGGGACACCCAAGGACAGTATCTGTTGGTTGAACACTACCGTGGCGCCATTGACCAAGACTCTTTGGAACTCCCGCGCGGTGGCCGCAACCCAAGCGAGACACTGGAGGAAACGGCAAAACGTGAGTTACTGGAGGAAACCGGTTATGCGTCAGCGTCCTGGACGTACCTCGGCAAGGTGCACACCAACACCTCGCTGATCCGAAGCTCGGTTGAAGTGTATTTGGCGGTTGATGCCATACAGGTGACGACGGACACCGATGGAGAAGCCAAAGGCATCAAAACGTATACCGAGGATGAGATGAAAGCCTTGATCCGCAGTGGCAAGATCACTGACGCGCATACGCTGTCGGCCTGGGCAATGCGTTAATCGCGACTTCAGCCGTCGTCATTACAGAAGTTTTCCCAGTTGCCACCCTGTCAGCTTTGTCGGCCAGTTACAGACAACCCCTGTAGAATGCTGGCAACCGCACCTGATGAGAAACCGACTTTATGTACGACTGGCTGAACGCGCTGCCCAAGGCAGAATTGCACCTGCACCTGGAAGGATCGCTGGAGCCCGAACTGCTGTTCGCCCTGGCCGAACGCAACAAGATTGCTCTACCTTGGAACGACGTCGAAGCCCTACGATCGGCCTATGCCTTCAATAACCTGCAGGAATTTCTCGACCTCTACTATCAGGGCGCCGACGTGCTGCGCACTGAGCAGGATTTCTACGACCTGACGTGGGCCTACCTATTACGCTGCAAAGCACAGAACGTGATCCACACCGAACCGTTCTTCGACCCGCAAACCCACACTGATCGTGGTATTCCCTTCGAAGTGGTGCTCAAGGGCATCAGCGCTGCACTCAAGGATGGCCAACTGCAACTGGGTATCAGCAGCGGCTTGATCCTGAGCTTCCTACGCCATTTGAGTGAAGATGAGGCGCACAAGACCCTCGATCAGGCCCTGCCATTTCGCGACGCCTTTATCGCCGTTGGCCTGGACAGCTCAGAAATGGGCCACCCACCCAGCAAGTTCCAGCGCGTCTTCGATCGCGCCCGCAACGAAGGCTTCCTAACCGTTGCCCACGCCGGTGAAGAAGGCCCTCCCGAGTACATCTGGGAAGCCATCGACCTGCTCAAGATCCAGCGCATCGATCATGGCGTGCGCGCCATTGAAGACGAGCGCCTGATGCAACGAATCATTGATGAACAGATCCCACTGACCGTGTGCCCATTGTCTAACACCAAGCTGTGCGTGTTTGATCATATGAGCCAGCACAACATCCTCGACATGCTCGAGCGCGGTGTGAAGGTCACGGTGAATTCGGATGATCCAGCGTATTTCGGTGGCTACGTCACAGAGAACTTCCACGCCTTGCATACCCACTTGGGCATGACCCAGGACCAGGCTCGACGCCTGGCGCAAAACAGCCTGGATGCCCGGTTGATCAAGCCGTAAACAACATTGTCTGCATGATTAGTACAACGACGCCAGTGCTGGGGCGTCGTTGTACACGCCCCCTAACCTACCGACTGTAACGTCACCGGATGGGCAATACCGTTGATCTGACGCAGCCCAGCGGCATTGATCTGCAACATGCGAGAGGTCTCACTTTCGCGAATCCAGCCAGATTGCATGAACAGTTTGAGCAAGCTACTGCCCAATGCGCCACCAAGGTGCGGTCGATGGTCAGTCCACTCGCTGCAGCACCGACAGCTGCTGAAGTTTCGGCGCTGATAGCGAGCCAGGGACTCAATGAAGATGCCATAGCAGGCAAACTGCGTGCGACCTTCCTGGGTTACTTCAATCTGCTGCTCCAGACCCTCCAACCAACCCGCATCAAACAGACGCTGATACAGATCTGCAGCGAGCTCACCGCCCAAGTGATCACCGCACAGCCGGGCCCGGCGCATGGACAATGGAATACCCGCGTCCTCTCGGGCTGCATTGATCTCCCGGGAAGTGACCTGAACACTGGCCAAGGCCTCTACTGCGGCACCGATTTCCGGCCCGGCAAGCCGGAAGTAGCGCTTTCTCCCTCGTGGCTCTAGCTTGAGCAAACCGCTGGCCGATAGCCTGGCCAAGTGTGCGCAGGCCGAAGACGGCGTCAGGCCAGCCATGTCGGCTAACTCATCTGAGGGCCGCGCCACTCCATCGATCAACGCCCAAAGCATCGCGCTGCGCTTAGGATCGGCAAGCAAGCTGGCAATTTGGCTAATACTTGTTACAGGTTTCATATCTCAACTCCCTGCGAGACTACATCTGAAATCGTTTGAATAACCATGTCAGCAGCACTTACTGCGAGGTTCCCGATGCCAGATCGGCTGGAAGTTGTAATACTCACTCACTGGCAGTCAGCCAGCGCTATAACTCAAACAAGTTAGGCGCAAGCGATTCTTGCCGGCCGTTGACATGGAAGTTTCTCTCGCTGGAAGCGACTGCTGAGTCCATTATAAGCCTCCCTGAAGGCACAATTTCCTCATCGCCCTGTGGACCACCGGGCAAAACACCCCTGCTCTAGCCAACCAGAACCTCATCGCGTTCCAAGAAGGCACAACCAACTTTTCGTAATAATTGTTGTAGAACCGCGTTCTATACCTGTTGAACTGAGGACAATAATGGCTGGCCATAAAAAAACCAGAAATAAGGCCTACAACTTGAATGAGAAAAGCCCACACGTTTTTCAGTAATTTCTGTAGTTCCAACATTCAGGTTACGGGCTCATTACTTTCAATTGTTCAAACAATGCCTGGCAACGCATCTTGAGCAGATGACGCAGTAAGTGCACGGGCTTGCCCAACTGCGCCCGGTGCGTACACATAAGATTCAGTGGCGCGGGTTCTCCCTCAAGCTGTCCCAGCAATATCTTCAAGCGCCCTGCCTGCACATCAAACGCCACATCCAGCCAAGACTTGTAGGCAATTCCATGCCCTGCCAGCGCCCAGCGGCGAACCACATCAGCGTCGTCGCTAAAGCGATCACCGCTGACGGTCACCCCCACCTCACCCGCCCCGCGACCAAAGCGCCACTGGTCGTGAATGCGACTGCCCAACTGATAGAGCAGGCAATTGTGCTGCACCAGGTGCGCTATTTCCCTGGGCTCACCCTGACGAGCCAGGTACGCAGGCGAAGCGCACACTACTCGCCGATTATCCAAACACAGCGGCAGTGCCACCAGGCTCGAGTCTTCCGGTGCGCCGTAACGCAGGGCAATGTCCGCCGCCTGACGAAACAGGTCAGCATTGCGGTCCCCCAACAACAGACGCACAGAGAGCTTCGGGTGTTCGCGTTGCAATTCATCCAGCCAAGGCAGCAGGACATTGCGCCCGAAATCCGAGGGTGCCGACAACTGCAACACCCCACTGACCTCATCTTGTCCAAGCGCCAACTGCCGCCGACCTTCATCGAGACTGGCCAGCGCGCTACGAGCATGCAACAAGAAACCTTCACCGTCGGCCGTCAGGCGCAGATTGCGGGTCGAACGCGCCAGCAAGCGCGTCCCCAGTTGTTGCTCCAGACGTTTGAGGGCCGCACTGGCCACTGCTGGCGATAAGTCGAGCAGCCGCGCAGCAGCAGAAAGGCTGCCCAGCTCGGCGGTGCGAACGAACAGCTGCAGGTCATCGATTCGCACAGAGAAGCCTCAGCATTATCAAAAAATAATTGAAAGTATCTGTCGTTCTAGCGACTTTTAACATGAAGTGAAAGCACCAATCATGGCCTCCACCGATTTGCCCCTAAAGGACGCACCCATGAAAGCCATCGCCTACTATCACTCCCTGGCCATTACCGACCCTGCTGCCCTACAAGACGTCGAGCTCCCTGCGCCGGAGCCAGGGCCCCGGGACCTGCTGGTTGAAGTACGTGCCATTTCGGTCAACCCGGTCGATACCAAAGTGCGCCAGAACGCACAGCCTGAGGGCGGTGCAGCCAAGGTGCTGGGCTGGGATGTGGCCGGCGTAGTCAAGGCCGTGGGCAGTGAAGTGAGCCTGTTCCAGCCTGGTGACAAGGTTTACTACGCAGGATCTATCGCCCGTGCCGGGGGTAACAGTGAATTGCATGTGGTAGACGAGCGCATCGTTGGTCATATGCCCAAGACCCTGGGGTTCGCTGAAGCCGCTGCCCTGCCGCTGACGGCAATCACCGCTTGGGAATTGCTCTTCGAACGCCTTCAGGTTGCACCAGGCCAGGACGACATAGGTCAGCGTCTGTTGATCGTTGGCGCCGCCGGTGGTGTTGGCTCGATCCTGACCCAGTTGGCCAGCCAATTGACCGGGCTCACGGTGATTGGCACGGCTTCACGTCCGCAAACGCAGGAATGGGTGCGCCAATTGGGCGCCGACCTGGTCATCGACCATCGCCAGCCGCTCGCCGAAGCACTCAAGGCGCAAGGCATCGATACGGTCACCCATGTCGCCAGCCTGACGCAGACTGACCAGCACCTGCCACAACTGGTCGAGGCTTTGGCTCCACAAGGCAAACTGGCGCTGATTGATGATCCCAAGCAACTGGATGTCGGCCTGCTCAAGCGCAAGAGTTTGTCCTTGCACTGGGAGTTCATGTACACCCGCTCGCTGTTCGAAACCGCCGACATGATCGAGCAGCACAATCTGCTTAACAGGGTCGCCGAACTCATCGACGCCGGGACCCTCAAGACTACCTTGGGCGAGCACTTTGGCAGCATCAACGCAGCCAATCTGCGGCGTGCTCACGCCCTGCTGGAGAGTGGCGCGACCAAAGGCAAAATCGTCCTCGAAGGGTTCTAAGGCGAGTGGCCCACCCCCGATAAAGGGGTGGGCACGACCGTCAGTCCGACAACTGATCCAGGTCATTTCCCTGCGGGCAGGCAGCGCTACAATTCTTCAGCCAATGCCAACCGCAGGTATGCAACGATGATCATTCAAGTCAGTGCATCAGCCCAAAAACCAGGCTACCCGTGGCAGGTTCGACTGGACCAGCATGTGGTCAGTTTTCGCAACGAGGCCGAAGCCCGGGCCTTCGTTAACACCTTGCAAGCCCGCTTGCAGGCGCCACACCCACTCAAACGAGTCGGCTGAGCTGCAAGCGACGGGTAGCCATCGCCATCGCTGTGGCTACCAAACCACACAGGCTGATGACCAGCGCCATCGGCACGGCGCTGCCGTCGTGCAGTACTCCGACTAAGGCCGCAGCTCCGGCGGCAACACTGAACTGCAGACAACCGAGTAGTGCAGAGGCACTCCCTGCTCGAGCCCCTTGGCCATTCATGGCACAGGCTGAAGCATTGGGAATGATGCAGCCCAGGCTGGCGATGCAGATGAACAGGGGAATCAGCAGCGGCCAGAGCTTGGCCGGATGCAGCGCGCTGACCGTTAGCAAGGTCAGCCCTGCCGCCAGATACACCCACACGAATCGCGCCAGCAAAAACGCTGGCCCGCGCTTGGCCAACATCCGCGCATTGACCTGCGCCACCAGAATGAATCCGGCTGCGTTACTGCCGAACAGCCAACCGTAGTGCTCGGGCGGCACCCCGTAGAGTTTGATGAAGACAAACGGCGAACCAGCAACGTAGGCAAACATCCCGGCCATCGCGATACCGCCGGTCAAGGCATGACCGATAAATACCCGATCCTTGAGAAGGCGTCCGTACTGATGCAGGGCTCCCGAGAGGGGCTGACGCGGCTGATTGGCTGGCAGGCTTTCCGGCAAGCCCAAGGCAACGGCCACAGTACACAGGGCACTGAACACGGTCAGGGCAATGAAGATCGACTGCCAACCATAGACATTGACCAATACCCCGCCGAGCATCGGCGCCAGAATCGGCGCCAGGCCCATCACCAGCATCAACTGAGAAAACACCTTGGCCGAGGCCACCGCATCGCATTTGTCGCTGACAATCGCCCGCGATAGCACCATACCGGCACAGCCACCCAGGGCCTGGACGAATCGCGCCACAATCAGCGCTTCGAGACTAGGGGCAAAGGCGCAGGCAATGGACGCCAGGGTAAACAGGCAGACACCAACCAGCAGCGGAATCCTGCGGCCAAAGCGATCGGCCACCGGTCCGTAGGCCAGTTGCCCTGTGGACAAGCCAAGGAAGTAGACCGCCAACGTGGTCTGAATATGGTTTTCGTCGGTACCGAAGGCCAGCGCCATCGCTGGAAAGCCTGGCAGGTAGAAATCGATCGCCAAGGGTCCGAACGCACTGAGGGCGCCCAGAATCAG
Protein-coding sequences here:
- a CDS encoding NUDIX hydrolase codes for the protein MSGERRSAIQSVDVGILRFNRELGRAEILLLKRQNPDEPYFGQWALPGLVINGDTEDQSLEAAIDRLLLSPKVGFSVSHCEQVVTVGNAVRDPRGWATTTVYMAMVDDCVEVEGEKQWVDLIAVSERRFLLAFDHNDLVEKIRARLAGKFRYTSIGFSMLPMKFTMTDVITLFSVVRGANPAKGKTSIIQRVKKMIEAELIALTSETVQLAMGRPQNLYLKLKPEVIFEFDRALSDG
- a CDS encoding zinc-binding alcohol dehydrogenase family protein, encoding MKAIAYYHSLAITDPAALQDVELPAPEPGPRDLLVEVRAISVNPVDTKVRQNAQPEGGAAKVLGWDVAGVVKAVGSEVSLFQPGDKVYYAGSIARAGGNSELHVVDERIVGHMPKTLGFAEAAALPLTAITAWELLFERLQVAPGQDDIGQRLLIVGAAGGVGSILTQLASQLTGLTVIGTASRPQTQEWVRQLGADLVIDHRQPLAEALKAQGIDTVTHVASLTQTDQHLPQLVEALAPQGKLALIDDPKQLDVGLLKRKSLSLHWEFMYTRSLFETADMIEQHNLLNRVAELIDAGTLKTTLGEHFGSINAANLRRAHALLESGATKGKIVLEGF
- a CDS encoding ArsR/SmtB family transcription factor; translated protein: MKPVTSISQIASLLADPKRSAMLWALIDGVARPSDELADMAGLTPSSACAHLARLSASGLLKLEPRGRKRYFRLAGPEIGAAVEALASVQVTSREINAAREDAGIPLSMRRARLCGDHLGGELAADLYQRLFDAGWLEGLEQQIEVTQEGRTQFACYGIFIESLARYQRRNFSSCRCCSEWTDHRPHLGGALGSSLLKLFMQSGWIRESETSRMLQINAAGLRQINGIAHPVTLQSVG
- a CDS encoding nicotinamidase, producing the protein MNMLKSHIASFDVDAQCGFTPLCPDELPVPGGDEIVPALNFMASFAGFRVGSKDAHSPNAKWVVGSHAEMGIPTGLAHADLTWVSHCVVGTQGFELLPGLPKVSEYGYMVYKGLEVDLHPYGALFHDDVLSTGVIEVLRARGISTVLVGGLALDYCVKSTVLQLLAAGFEAAVYLPACRAISQDSADQALQEMKCAGAVLANNSDELTRFVCEGK
- the pncB gene encoding nicotinate phosphoribosyltransferase, encoding MESVYSHNQPLIQSLLDTDYYKLTMMQAVLHQLPNVDDVEYKLIVRSKEDLTYLIPEVRNELENLANLQVREDESRFIFDSRFREYLTPDFQRFLGLFRFNLRYVHVSNEEGQLAIRVRGPMLHCMLFEIPVLATVSELRNRHKYPDVQLSQVRDRLYQKFEWLEKNATKEELADFRVSDFSTRRRLSQLAQREVVDVMRRDFPGVFVGTSNPSLAYEFNLPLIGTMAHEWLMVHQQSDCRLSHSQKAALENWVKEYRGRLGIALTDVFSTDYFLNKDFDLYHAKLYDGLRHDSGSPFTWADMCIKRYEALRVDPKGKELMFSDSLNFEKALSIHRHVKGRARVGFGIGTNLACDVEGVEPLSIVMKLVRVHGEPVVKFSDDPVKNVCEDPSFLQYAASVFGIKEINDKAGK
- a CDS encoding NUDIX hydrolase, with the translated sequence MSTPTQEIQTLLQTPFFDVIKRGKYFIVAEQHEINAAVILARDTQGQYLLVEHYRGAIDQDSLELPRGGRNPSETLEETAKRELLEETGYASASWTYLGKVHTNTSLIRSSVEVYLAVDAIQVTTDTDGEAKGIKTYTEDEMKALIRSGKITDAHTLSAWAMR
- a CDS encoding LysR family transcriptional regulator, which produces MRIDDLQLFVRTAELGSLSAAARLLDLSPAVASAALKRLEQQLGTRLLARSTRNLRLTADGEGFLLHARSALASLDEGRRQLALGQDEVSGVLQLSAPSDFGRNVLLPWLDELQREHPKLSVRLLLGDRNADLFRQAADIALRYGAPEDSSLVALPLCLDNRRVVCASPAYLARQGEPREIAHLVQHNCLLYQLGSRIHDQWRFGRGAGEVGVTVSGDRFSDDADVVRRWALAGHGIAYKSWLDVAFDVQAGRLKILLGQLEGEPAPLNLMCTHRAQLGKPVHLLRHLLKMRCQALFEQLKVMSP
- a CDS encoding multidrug effflux MFS transporter; translated protein: MNLRTILILGALSAFGPLAIDFYLPGFPAMALAFGTDENHIQTTLAVYFLGLSTGQLAYGPVADRFGRRIPLLVGVCLFTLASIACAFAPSLEALIVARFVQALGGCAGMVLSRAIVSDKCDAVASAKVFSQLMLVMGLAPILAPMLGGVLVNVYGWQSIFIALTVFSALCTVAVALGLPESLPANQPRQPLSGALHQYGRLLKDRVFIGHALTGGIAMAGMFAYVAGSPFVFIKLYGVPPEHYGWLFGSNAAGFILVAQVNARMLAKRGPAFLLARFVWVYLAAGLTLLTVSALHPAKLWPLLIPLFICIASLGCIIPNASACAMNGQGARAGSASALLGCLQFSVAAGAAALVGVLHDGSAVPMALVISLCGLVATAMAMATRRLQLSRLV
- a CDS encoding adenosine deaminase, which codes for MYDWLNALPKAELHLHLEGSLEPELLFALAERNKIALPWNDVEALRSAYAFNNLQEFLDLYYQGADVLRTEQDFYDLTWAYLLRCKAQNVIHTEPFFDPQTHTDRGIPFEVVLKGISAALKDGQLQLGISSGLILSFLRHLSEDEAHKTLDQALPFRDAFIAVGLDSSEMGHPPSKFQRVFDRARNEGFLTVAHAGEEGPPEYIWEAIDLLKIQRIDHGVRAIEDERLMQRIIDEQIPLTVCPLSNTKLCVFDHMSQHNILDMLERGVKVTVNSDDPAYFGGYVTENFHALHTHLGMTQDQARRLAQNSLDARLIKP
- a CDS encoding adenylyltransferase/cytidyltransferase family protein encodes the protein MKKAKLAVYGGAFNPPHAGHVQVMASLLNQAEHVRVVPSFAHPFGKQMVDFDLRVQWLEEIVGVFSEPRLVVDTCERELFKHKAPIFSIDLLRSIAERFSLNKKDVALVVGEDNQKVLHTFYGYQQITDEFSIITVPETIHVHSSMIRDSLKAGTDIPSSWIAPGLSVTDYLVFADTGRISSDQHLRTA